CTCGCGAACGCCGACGCCCGCTATTACAAGGGGGACGTCCCGTTCTGGAACGAGATGATGAAGCACGCCGACTACGACGACTTCTGGAAGGCCCGCAACATCCGCCCCCACCTCAAGAACATCAAGCCGGCCGTCCTCAACGTCGGCGGCTGGTACGACGCCGAGAACCTCTACGGCCCGCTGGAGACCTACCGCGCCGTCGAGGCGTCCAGCCCGAAGGCGACGAACGTCCTGGTGATGGGCCCCTGGTCGCACGGCAGCTGGTCGGGCGGCGACGGCGCGTCGCTGGGGCCGATCGCCTTCCACTCGAACACGGCCGAGTACTACCGCGACCAGATCGAGTTCCCCTTCTTCCAGACGATCCTGAAGGGGGGCGACGGCCCGGCGGCCCTCCCCGAGGCGCGCGTCTTCGAGACCGGGACGAACCAGTGGCGGACGTTCGACGCCTGGCCCCCCAAGGCGGCCAAGCCGAAGACGCTCTACCTGGCGGCCGGGGGCGGCGTCGCGTTCTCGCCGCCGGAGTCGGCGGCCTCGCCGTCGTTCGACGAGTACGTCAGCGACCCGGCCAAGCCCGTCCCGTTCATCGACGCCGTCTCGAACCGGATGACCGGCGACTACATGATCCAGGACCAGCGGTTCGCCTCGCGCCGGCCCGACGTTCTGGTCTACCAGACCGGGCCCCTGGCCGAAGACCTCACGCTCGTGGGGCCGATCCAGGTGAAGATCCACGTCTCGACCTCGGGGGGCGACTCCGACTGGGTCGTCAAGCTGGTCGACGTCTTCCCCGACGACCACGCCGGCGAGACCACGGCCGGGACGCCCCTGGCGAGCTTCCAGGGCCTGGTCCGCGGCGACGTCATGCGGGGCCGCTACCGCAACAGCCTCTCGGCCCCCGAGCCCTTCGTCCCCAACCAGCCGACCGCGGTGAACTTCACGATGCAGGACGTCGACCACACGTTCCGCTCGGGCCACCGGCTGATGATCCAGGTCCAGAGCACCTGGTTCCCGCTGGTCGACCGCAACCCGCAGAAGTACGTCGACGTCTACGCGGCCAAGCCGGAAGACTTCCAGAAGGCCGTCCAGCGCGTCTTCCACGAGCCCGCCGCCCCCTCGCGGCTGGAGGTCCTCGAACTGCCGCGCTGAGCGCGGCCGGGGGGGGGCGCAGGCTACGGCGGGGCGCGGCCCGCGGATATAATCGGGTGGGAAGTCGATCCCGCATCCGAGAGGCCGCAGCGAGAGAGGAAGTCGATGAACCGTCCGTCCTATCGCGTCACGGAGCTGCTCGGCGACGGCATCGGGGCCGAGCTGTCCGAGGCGGTGCACCGCCTGGCCGAGGCGCTCCCCGTCCAGCTGGAGTTCGTCCCGGTCGACCTCCGCGTCGAGAACCGTCGCGCGCGGGGCAAGGCGCTCTACGACGAGGCGGTGGCGACGATCCTCGAGACCAAGGTGGCGCTCAAGCACCCGACGGCGACCACCGAGGAGAGCCCCAACGCGGTGCTCCGCCGCCGCCTGGACCTCTCGGTCATCCACCGGCCGGTCTACACGATCCCCGGCGTGCCGACCAACTTCCGCCGCGAGCTGGACCTGGACATCGTGCGGATCGCCACCGGCGGCACCTACGACGACCCCGGCCGGATGATCGGCGACGACGGCGCGGTGAGCCTGCGGATCGTCGAGCGGCGGCCGGTCCGCGAGGCCGCCCGCTACGCGTTCAACCTGGCGCGTAAGACGAGCAAGCGGGTCACCAGCGCGTCGAAGTACACCATCCAGAAGGCGACCGACGGCCTGTTCGAGAAGGTGGCGCAGGAGGTCGCCGGCCAGTTCCCCGAGGTGCCGCACTCGGTCGAGCTGTTCGACGCCCTGCTCGGCAAGGTGATCATGGCGCCGGAGAAGTTCCAGATCGTGCTGGTGCTCAACGAGTACGGCGACTTCCTCTCGGACATGGCCTGCGGCCTGGCCGGCTCGCTGGGGATCGGGGCCAGCTCGAACCTGGCGTTCGACGCCTCGGCCGTCGTCCGCGTGGCCCTGTTCGACGCCGCCCACGGCACCGCGCCCGACATCGCCGGCAAGCACCTGGCGAACCCGACGGCCATCTTCCTGGCGTTCTCGATGCTGCTCTATCAGCTCGGCGAGATCGGCCTGGGCCAGGCCGTGAAGAACGCGACGCTCGACCTGCTGCGCGAGGGGGTCCGGACGCCCGACCTGGGCGGCGGCGAGTCGACCGAGTCGTTCACCGAGGCCGTGGCGAAGGAGGTCGCCCGCCGCGTCGGCGAGAAGGCCGGGCCGCCGCCGGCCGCCTGACCGCCCCGCCGCCGGGTGCGCCGCGGCCCACTTGACGGCCCGCCCTTCACACCTTGTAATCGAGTCTCGCGCACGCCCGCCGGCCCCAGGCCGACGTCGCGGGGCGACGGCCCACGAGCCCGCGGCCGAAGAGGGGGACGAATCCCCCGGCCCGCGGGCCGCCCTTCCCGAGAACGGCCCCCCATGCCCGTCGGAGACGATTCGGCGCAGCCCGCCTCGAAGCCGAGGCCGAGCGCGAGCCAGGTGCTGGTCGTCACCAGCGTGATGTTCACCTTCATCTCGTACTGGCGCACGGCGGCGATCGTGCTGTGCGACCTGGCGAGCACCGCGTACTACATCGGCGGCATCGTCGAGTCGCAGATCGGCCGGGCGGCCCCCTGGTTCATCCTCGGCGTGATGCTCTTCAGCTACGCCGTGCGGAACGTCTACATCGAGAGCTGCGCCATGTTCGTGCGCGGCGGCGTCTACCGGATCGTCAAGGAGGCGATGGGGCGGCAGGCGGCGGGGCTGGCGGTCTCGGCCCTGCTGTTCGACTTCATCCTGACCGGCCCGATCAGCGGCGTCACGGCCGGCCAGTACATCATCGGCCTCGTCAACGACCTGCTGAACCTGGGGCCGGCCAGCCCGATTATCGCCAACCAGGACCTGCTCTCGTCGCTGATCGCGATCGCGGTGACGGTCTACTTCTGGCGGGTGAACATCAAGGGGATCCACGAGTCGAGCGACCAGGCGCTGAAGATCATGGGGGCGACGACCGTGATGGCCGTGGTCCTGATCGTCTGGTGCCTGGCGACGATGGCGGTCGACGGCTCGAAGCGGCACCTGCCGCCGGTCACGCCCGACTTCTCGCGGAAGGTCGACGCGCAGGGCAAGCCGGTGCTCGACCCGTTCGAGCGGCAGGTGGACCCCCTGGGCTTCCTGGGCCACACGGCGGTCGCCGAGGCGCTGCGGCCCGAGGCGATCACGGGCCACTGGTGGAGCCTCGTCGGCGTCTTCGGCCTGGTCGTCGCCTTCGGCCACTCGGTGCTCGCCATGAGCGGCGAGGAGACGCTGGCGCAGGTCTACCGGGAGGTCGAGAGCCCGAAGCTCAAGAACTTCAAGAAGGCGGCGTTCATCGTCTTCGTCTACAGCCTGCTCTTGACGTCGCTGATCAGCTTCTTCGCCGTGATGATCATCCCCGACGACGTGCGGATGTCGCAGTATTCGGGCAACCTGATCGGCGGCCTGGCGATGCACGTGATCGGGCCCCAGTGGGCCCGGCTGGGGCTCAACGCGCTGGTGGTGGTGGTCGGCTTCCTGATCCTCTCGGGCGCGGTCAACACGGCGATCATCGGCTCCAACGGCATCCTCAACCGGGTCTCCGAGGACGGCGTGCTGCCCGACTGGTTCCTCAAGCCGCACCCCCGGTACGGGACGACCTCGCGGCTGATCAACCTGGTGGGCGTCCTCCAGATCGTCACGATCCTGCTGAGCCGGGGCCACGTCCTGACGCTCGGCGAGGCGTACGCCTTCGGCGTGATCTGGAGCTTCGTCTTCATGTCGCTGTCGATGCTGATCCTGCGGTTCCGGCGGCCGGGCGAGCGCGAATACGAGGTGCCGTTCAACATCCGGATCGGCCGGGTCGACGTCCCGGTCGGCATGACGCTCATCTTCCTGGTGCTGGCGATGGCCTCCATGGCCAACCTGCTGACCAAGGAGGTCGCCACGATCTCCGGGGTGGTCTTCACGGCGGCCTTCTTCGCGGTCTTCCAGGTCAGCGACCACCTCCGCCGCCGCCGCGAAGGCTCGGGGGGCCACGAGCACCTCGAGCAGTTCAACCAGCAGGAGGCCGACAAGGTCTCGGTCGCGAGCCTCGGCCTGACCCGCCCCTACCGCAAGCTGGTGGCGATCCGCTCGCCGCACAACCTGGGCATGCTCCAGAAGTGCCTGGACGAGACCGACCCCGAGACGACCGACGTCGTCGTGATGACGGCCAACGTCCTGCCCAAGGGGAGCGCCGACTTCGAGGCGACGATCACCGACTACGACCGCCAGCTCCTGACGGCCGTCGTGAACCTGGCCGAGTCGGCCGGCAAGTCGGTCAAGCCGCTGATCGTGCCCACCAACGAGCCCCTGTACGCCCTGGCGCAGACGGCGCGGACGATCGGCGCGCAGGAGCTGATCATGGGCATGTCGAACAAGTTCAACCCCGAGGACCAGCTCGACCAGGTCGCGCTGTACTGGCTGAACATCTGCGGGCCCAGGCCCGACCCGCTGTCGATCCGGGTCCTGGGACCGGACCGGGACGTCCGGCTGGACATCGCCGGCGGCAGCCAGATCCCCAAGCCGGGGGCGGCGGCGGCCGGCGCGGCGCAGCTGCTGGCCGACCTGAGGCGGGGCTGGCACGGGGTCGAGCGGCTGCTGCTGGCGTACGACGGCAGCCCGCTCAGCTCCGACTTTTTGGACACGGTCATGAGCTTCCTCGACCCGGCGGTCGAGGTGACGCTGCTGCACGTCGCCGAGGCCGAGACGGGCGTGGAAGCGGAGGTCGAGGGCCGCCGGATCGTCGAGCGCGGCGCCGAGCGGGCTCGCGAGCTGGGCCGCCGGGTGGCGTTCAAGCTGGCCCACGGCGAGGCCGGCCCGGAGATCGTCCACGAGGCCGTCGAGGGGAAGGCCGACGCGATCTTCATGAGCCTGAGGGGCGTCTATCGCCGCGGCGACACCTCGGCGTTCGCCTCCAACACCCGCTACGTCCTGGAGAACGCCCCCTGCCGCGTCATCCTGGGCTTCGCCCCCAAGTCGATCCCGGCCCCCGCCCCCGCCGCGGCCGTCGGGGGGGCCTGATCCGTCGGGCTCAGGGCTCCTCGAACGCGTCGGCCTCGCCGCGGCACCGTCGCAGCCAGCCCTCGGTCGCGAGCGGGGGGCTCAGGTGGAAGCCCTGGGCCACGTCGCACCCCCAGGTCCGCAGGAGGTTCAGGGCGGCCTCGTCCTCGACCCCCTCGGCGACGACGCGGAGCCCCAGGTTGTGGCCCAGGTCGATGACCGAGCGGACGATGCAGGCGTCCCGCGGGTTGACGGCCATGTCCTTGACGAACGACCGGTCGACCTTCACCTCGTCGACCGGCAGCTCCTTCAGGTAGGCCAGCGACGAGTACCCGGTCCCGAAGTCGTCGATCGAGATCCGCACGCCCAGCTCGTGGAGGGCGTGCAGGACCGCCTTCGCCCGCGCCGGGCTCTTCATGATGGCGCCCTCGGTGACCTCGATCGTCAGGCGGCGGGGGGACGTCGCGTACGCCCGCAGCAGCTCGACGACGTCGGCGACGAGGTTCGGCTCCAGGAGGATGTCCGGGGCGAGGTTCACCGCGACCCCCGGGCTCGCCCCGGCGGCGGCCAGGTCGCGGCCGTCGCTCAGCGCCCGGTCGAGGACCCAGCGGCTCAGGGGCCGGATCAGGCCGGTCTCCTCGGCCAGCGGGATGAACGCGCCGGGGGGCAGCATGCCGTCGCGGGGGTGCCGCCAGCGGACCAGGGCCTCGGCGCCGGCGTCGCGCATCGACCTCAGGTCGACCTTCGGCTGGTAATGCAGGAGGAGTTGGTCCTCCTCGACGGCCTGCCTCAGCTCGCCGACCATGTTCAGCCGGCGGGGGCTGCCGCGGTCCAGCTCCGCCTGGTACACCGTCCAGCCGGAGCGGGCGCGCTTGGCCGAGTACATGGCGATGTCGGCGACCCGCAGGAGCGCCGCCACGTCGCGGCCGTGGTCGGGGTACAGCGCGATGCCGACGCTGGCGCCGACCTCGAGCATCTGGCCCTTGACCGGGATCGGCCGCTGCAGGCTGGCGAGGATCGCCTGGGCCGTCGCCACCGCCTCGGCCCGGCCCGCCCCCCCCACCAGGATCCCGAACTCGTCGCCCCCCAGCCGGGCGATCAGGTCGGACCGCGTGACGGCGTCGTTCAGCCGCGGGTTCAGCTCCTGCAGGACGGCGTCGCCGTGGTCGTGGCCGAAGGCGTCGTTGATCTCCTTGAACCGGTCCAGGTCCAGCAGCAGGAACGCGAACCGGGGGCACGTCGACTTCTCCGAGACGAACGACTCCATCACGGCGTGCAGCAGGTTGCGGTTGGGCATCCCGGTCAACACGTCGTGGTTGGCGCGGTGGGAGAGCCGTTCCTCGGCGAGCTTGAGCTTGGTGATGTCGTAGCAGCCGCCGACCACGTACGACGGGGCGACCCCGAACTTGCCGAACGGGCGGCCGTGGCCGTGGAGCCAGCGCAGGCCGCCGTCGGGCAGGACGACCCGGAACTCCATGGGGGCGTTGAGGCCCTCGGTCCGGCTGGCCTCGATGATCTCCCTGACGCCCTGCCGGTCGTCGGGGTGGATCCGCCGCAAGGTCTCTTCGATGCTGGGGGGCACGTCCCGAGAGGCGCCCAGGAGCTTCCGCATCTGGTCGTCCCACTCCATGGTCCCGCTCTCGAAATCCAGGCGGTACGTCCCGGTCCCCGAGGCGGCCATCGCGACGGCGTGGCGCTGCTGGCTCTCGCGCAGGAGCTTCTCGGCGGCCTTGCGGTCGGTGACGTCGATATGCAGGCCCATCCATTCGCGGAACGAGCCGTCGGGGGCGAGGATCGGCACCGCCCGGGCGTACGTGTCGCGATACTGGCCGTCGCGGCGGCGGACGCGGTGCTCGAACAGGTGCGTCTCGCGGGTGCGGATGACGGCCGACCAGACGCGGACGGTCTCCGCCCGGTCCTCGGGGTGGACGGCGTCGAGCCAGCCCCAGCCCTTCAGCTCGTCGAACGTCTGGCCCGTGAACGCGCTCCAGCCCGGCTGCTCGTATTCGAACTCGCCCGAGGCCGGCGTGCTCCAGACCATCGCCGCCGTGGCGTCGACCAGCGATCGATAGCGCAGCTCGTCGAGCCGCGTCGACTCCTCGATCCGCTTCCGCTCGGTGATGTCGGTCGAGATCCCGCAGATCGCGTAGACGCGGCCCGTCGCGTCGAGCAGCGGCTCCTTCACCGAGACGAAGGCCCGGGGCCGGTCCGAGCCCGGCACCCGCAGCAGCTCCTCGATCTCCGACGCCCCCCCGCCCGCCGTCGCGAGCAGGTCGTTGGCGCGGAAGGCGTCGGCCGTCGCCGCGTCCCAGAGCTCGTGGTCGGTCTTCCCCAGGACGTCATCGGGCCGGAGGCCGGAGATCGACTCGAACCGGGAGTTGACGAAGAGGTAGCGGCCCTCGACGTCCTTGATGTAGACGATCGCCCGGGAGTTCTCGAGGATCGCGCGGGGGAAGTCCACCCGCCGCGGCGAGGCGCCGCAAACGCAGGCCGCCGGGGCCGTCGCGGCGACGGCGGGCTGGACCTCGACGCGCGTGAGGAGGCGGAGGGCCGCCCTCGGCTCGTCGACGAGATCGCGCCCCGCCCGCGCGTCCCTCGGACGCCCGAAGTCGCGTCGCCCCTTCATGATCGTGCCTCCTCAGCCATCGAGGATCCGGGCCGGGCCGCCGTCCGCGCGGCCCGCGCGACGTCCGGAGGCCCGCACGCGGCGGCCCTCCACTCTAGAATCTAGGTCGCCGCCCGCCGGGGCCGGGGGCCTGCGGGAATTTCGCACCTTCAGGGGCGATCCGGGTCCCCCGCCCAGGTGCGCACCCGGTCGACGAGGCGGGCGGCGAGGTCGGGGCCGGGCTCCAGGGTCTCGGTCGGGCGGCCGGGGCGGACGAGGTGGAAGGTGTGGCGGCCCGCCCGGACGTCGCGCAGGTCGTTGGCGACGGTCAGGTCGGCGCGGTTGATCAGGCAGGCGTCGCGGGCCTGGCGGATCAGCTCGTCGGTCGCCACGCCCGACTGGAGCTTGAAGCCGACGAGGTAGGCCGACGGCGCCCAGTCGCGCACCGACCGGATCACCTTCGGCGTCCGCCGCAGCGGGATCGTCAGGCCGTCGAGCTTCGAGCTGATCTTGCCGACGCGGGGCTCCGGCTCGTAGTCCGAGACCGCCATCGGCAAAAAGGCGACGTCGATCGGCCCGGCCGTCAGGACGGCGCGGAGCGCCTCGGCGTACTCGGCGACCGTCCCGACCGGCAGGGGCCGCAGGTGGAGCCGGCCGCGGGCCTCCCGCCAGCGGCGCCGCAGCCGTTCGAGCCGCTCGCCCTCGGCGCGGGGGTCGGCGTCGAGGTCGCAGCGGGCGGACCGCAGGATGGGCGGCTCGGCGTGCGGGGCGTGGACGTGCCAGACCTCGTCGCCGCGGTCCAGGCAGGCCTCGGCGATCGCGGCGGCGGTCCGGCCCGTCGACACGTTCGTGATCACGCGCACGTCGTCGATGGGGGCGGACGTCCCGCCGCCGGTCACGACCACCTTCATGACGACCCGGCTCCTCTCGCGCCCCTTGCACGCCCCGTCCGGCCTGGGCTACGCTCGCCGGAAATCAACCGAAGCCGGGCGGACGTCGCCTCGCGCCTCCCGACCGCACCAACCTCGCCCGAGCAGGCCGCCATGACCGCCGACAGCCCCGCCCGCCGACCCGCCGACCCCGCCGTGCGCGACCTGTTCGAGGAGATGCGCCGCTGGCCGATCTTCGACCCGCACTCGCACATCGACCCCCGCCGGCCGGCGGCCCGGAACCTCGACGAGGTCCTAGGATACCATTATTACACCGAGCTGGCCCATTCCTCCGGGATGCCCGCCGAGGCCGTCGCCCCCGAGCTGGCCCCCCGCGCCCGGTCCGAGAACCTGGCCCGCCACCTGGCGGCGATCGACAACACCGTCCAGCATTCCTGGCTGATCGAGATCGCCCGGACCTTCCACGCGTTCCCCCACGACCGCATCGGCCCGGAGACCGTGGGCGGCCTCTACGACGCCGCCCTGCGCGACGGCGAGGCCGCCGGCGCGGCCTGGGACGAGCAGGTCTGGGAGCGAAGCAACCTGGAGGCCGTCTTCCTGACCAACGAGTTCGACGACCCGCTCGAAGGCTGGGACGTCGACCGCTACGTCCCCTGCCTGCGGACCGACGACCTGGTGCTGAAGCTCCACGAGCCCCGGACGGTCGAGCGGCTGAAGGCGGCGACCGGCGTCGACGTCGGCGACGGGGCCGGGCTCCGCGAGGCGGTCGTCAAGCTGTTCGAACGGTTCGTCGCCCGGGGCGCCCGCGCCTGCGCGATCAGCCTGCCGCCCGATTTCGAGCCCCGGCGCGCGACGCCCCGGCGGGCGGTCACGCCGGTCCGGCGGGCGATCCGGGGGCTCGACCTCCGGCCCGACGAGCACGCCGAGATCCGCGCGACGGTCTTCTGGATGCTGGCCGAATGCTGCGCCGAGTTCCGGCTGCCGTTCGACCTCATGATCGGCCCGATCCGCAACGTCTACCCGGCGGGCGTCGCCGGCGGCCGCGACCTGTTCGACCGCCGGGTCAGCCTGTACGGATACCGCGAGTTGTTCAACCACTTCGCCGGGGTGACGTTCCCGGTCTCGACGCTCTCGCCCGACGCCGGCGCCGAGCTGGTCGCCTATTCCTGGATCTTCCCGAACGTCCTGCCGATGGGCCACTGGTGGTACTCGAACGTCCCGGCGTTCATCGCGGCCGACCTGGCGGCGCGGTTGCAGGCGGTGCCCAAGGTGAAGCTCCTGGGCTACTACTCCGACGCCTACAAGCTCGAATTCATCCTGCCCAAGTTCGACATGTACCGGCGGATCCTGGCCGAGACGCTCGCCGAACAGGGGA
The DNA window shown above is from Paludisphaera mucosa and carries:
- a CDS encoding CocE/NonD family hydrolase translates to MMSVRTSRALLAACAAAFLLPAATAIGEEAVDVKASYTKYEFLIPMRDGVRLFTAVYVPKDRSRVYPIMLNRTPYGVAPYGPDAYRAALGPSPRFSDDGFIFAYQDVRGRYMSEGEYVNMRPHLAIKTDANEIDESTDTYDTIDWLLKNVGGHNGKVGQWGISYPGFYTSMGMIDAHPALKASSPQAPIADWFAGDDWHHNGALFLAHAFNFMSSFGHPRPAPVKKNAFDRTMYNDKPDGYAFFLGLGPLANADARYYKGDVPFWNEMMKHADYDDFWKARNIRPHLKNIKPAVLNVGGWYDAENLYGPLETYRAVEASSPKATNVLVMGPWSHGSWSGGDGASLGPIAFHSNTAEYYRDQIEFPFFQTILKGGDGPAALPEARVFETGTNQWRTFDAWPPKAAKPKTLYLAAGGGVAFSPPESAASPSFDEYVSDPAKPVPFIDAVSNRMTGDYMIQDQRFASRRPDVLVYQTGPLAEDLTLVGPIQVKIHVSTSGGDSDWVVKLVDVFPDDHAGETTAGTPLASFQGLVRGDVMRGRYRNSLSAPEPFVPNQPTAVNFTMQDVDHTFRSGHRLMIQVQSTWFPLVDRNPQKYVDVYAAKPEDFQKAVQRVFHEPAAPSRLEVLELPR
- a CDS encoding isocitrate/isopropylmalate family dehydrogenase, giving the protein MNRPSYRVTELLGDGIGAELSEAVHRLAEALPVQLEFVPVDLRVENRRARGKALYDEAVATILETKVALKHPTATTEESPNAVLRRRLDLSVIHRPVYTIPGVPTNFRRELDLDIVRIATGGTYDDPGRMIGDDGAVSLRIVERRPVREAARYAFNLARKTSKRVTSASKYTIQKATDGLFEKVAQEVAGQFPEVPHSVELFDALLGKVIMAPEKFQIVLVLNEYGDFLSDMACGLAGSLGIGASSNLAFDASAVVRVALFDAAHGTAPDIAGKHLANPTAIFLAFSMLLYQLGEIGLGQAVKNATLDLLREGVRTPDLGGGESTESFTEAVAKEVARRVGEKAGPPPAA
- a CDS encoding amino acid permease, encoding MPVGDDSAQPASKPRPSASQVLVVTSVMFTFISYWRTAAIVLCDLASTAYYIGGIVESQIGRAAPWFILGVMLFSYAVRNVYIESCAMFVRGGVYRIVKEAMGRQAAGLAVSALLFDFILTGPISGVTAGQYIIGLVNDLLNLGPASPIIANQDLLSSLIAIAVTVYFWRVNIKGIHESSDQALKIMGATTVMAVVLIVWCLATMAVDGSKRHLPPVTPDFSRKVDAQGKPVLDPFERQVDPLGFLGHTAVAEALRPEAITGHWWSLVGVFGLVVAFGHSVLAMSGEETLAQVYREVESPKLKNFKKAAFIVFVYSLLLTSLISFFAVMIIPDDVRMSQYSGNLIGGLAMHVIGPQWARLGLNALVVVVGFLILSGAVNTAIIGSNGILNRVSEDGVLPDWFLKPHPRYGTTSRLINLVGVLQIVTILLSRGHVLTLGEAYAFGVIWSFVFMSLSMLILRFRRPGEREYEVPFNIRIGRVDVPVGMTLIFLVLAMASMANLLTKEVATISGVVFTAAFFAVFQVSDHLRRRREGSGGHEHLEQFNQQEADKVSVASLGLTRPYRKLVAIRSPHNLGMLQKCLDETDPETTDVVVMTANVLPKGSADFEATITDYDRQLLTAVVNLAESAGKSVKPLIVPTNEPLYALAQTARTIGAQELIMGMSNKFNPEDQLDQVALYWLNICGPRPDPLSIRVLGPDRDVRLDIAGGSQIPKPGAAAAGAAQLLADLRRGWHGVERLLLAYDGSPLSSDFLDTVMSFLDPAVEVTLLHVAEAETGVEAEVEGRRIVERGAERARELGRRVAFKLAHGEAGPEIVHEAVEGKADAIFMSLRGVYRRGDTSAFASNTRYVLENAPCRVILGFAPKSIPAPAPAAAVGGA
- a CDS encoding sensor domain-containing protein; this translates as MKGRRDFGRPRDARAGRDLVDEPRAALRLLTRVEVQPAVAATAPAACVCGASPRRVDFPRAILENSRAIVYIKDVEGRYLFVNSRFESISGLRPDDVLGKTDHELWDAATADAFRANDLLATAGGGASEIEELLRVPGSDRPRAFVSVKEPLLDATGRVYAICGISTDITERKRIEESTRLDELRYRSLVDATAAMVWSTPASGEFEYEQPGWSAFTGQTFDELKGWGWLDAVHPEDRAETVRVWSAVIRTRETHLFEHRVRRRDGQYRDTYARAVPILAPDGSFREWMGLHIDVTDRKAAEKLLRESQQRHAVAMAASGTGTYRLDFESGTMEWDDQMRKLLGASRDVPPSIEETLRRIHPDDRQGVREIIEASRTEGLNAPMEFRVVLPDGGLRWLHGHGRPFGKFGVAPSYVVGGCYDITKLKLAEERLSHRANHDVLTGMPNRNLLHAVMESFVSEKSTCPRFAFLLLDLDRFKEINDAFGHDHGDAVLQELNPRLNDAVTRSDLIARLGGDEFGILVGGAGRAEAVATAQAILASLQRPIPVKGQMLEVGASVGIALYPDHGRDVAALLRVADIAMYSAKRARSGWTVYQAELDRGSPRRLNMVGELRQAVEEDQLLLHYQPKVDLRSMRDAGAEALVRWRHPRDGMLPPGAFIPLAEETGLIRPLSRWVLDRALSDGRDLAAAGASPGVAVNLAPDILLEPNLVADVVELLRAYATSPRRLTIEVTEGAIMKSPARAKAVLHALHELGVRISIDDFGTGYSSLAYLKELPVDEVKVDRSFVKDMAVNPRDACIVRSVIDLGHNLGLRVVAEGVEDEAALNLLRTWGCDVAQGFHLSPPLATEGWLRRCRGEADAFEEP
- a CDS encoding phosphopantothenoylcysteine decarboxylase domain-containing protein, which gives rise to MKVVVTGGGTSAPIDDVRVITNVSTGRTAAAIAEACLDRGDEVWHVHAPHAEPPILRSARCDLDADPRAEGERLERLRRRWREARGRLHLRPLPVGTVAEYAEALRAVLTAGPIDVAFLPMAVSDYEPEPRVGKISSKLDGLTIPLRRTPKVIRSVRDWAPSAYLVGFKLQSGVATDELIRQARDACLINRADLTVANDLRDVRAGRHTFHLVRPGRPTETLEPGPDLAARLVDRVRTWAGDPDRP
- a CDS encoding glucuronate isomerase; amino-acid sequence: MTADSPARRPADPAVRDLFEEMRRWPIFDPHSHIDPRRPAARNLDEVLGYHYYTELAHSSGMPAEAVAPELAPRARSENLARHLAAIDNTVQHSWLIEIARTFHAFPHDRIGPETVGGLYDAALRDGEAAGAAWDEQVWERSNLEAVFLTNEFDDPLEGWDVDRYVPCLRTDDLVLKLHEPRTVERLKAATGVDVGDGAGLREAVVKLFERFVARGARACAISLPPDFEPRRATPRRAVTPVRRAIRGLDLRPDEHAEIRATVFWMLAECCAEFRLPFDLMIGPIRNVYPAGVAGGRDLFDRRVSLYGYRELFNHFAGVTFPVSTLSPDAGAELVAYSWIFPNVLPMGHWWYSNVPAFIAADLAARLQAVPKVKLLGYYSDAYKLEFILPKFDMYRRILAETLAEQGIVGQRWSPDRALEVAKLILVDNPRRVFPHRAR